The proteins below come from a single Geobacillus thermoleovorans genomic window:
- a CDS encoding bifunctional homocysteine S-methyltransferase/methylenetetrahydrofolate reductase codes for MGLLDKLKERILIADGAMGTLLYSHGIDRCFEELNLSNPDEIVHIHEAYIAAGADVIQTNTYGANYVKLARYGLEDEVPAINRAAVRLARQAANGRAYVLGTIGGLRTLNKSVVTLEEVKRTFREQLFVLLAEGVDGVLLETYYDLEELETVLAIARKETDLPIIAHVSLHEVGVLQDGTPLADALARLEALGADVVGLNCRLGPYHMLRSLEEVPLPKQAFLSAYPNASLPDYRDGRLVYETNAEYFEETAKAFRDQGVRLIGGCCGTTPKHIAAMAKALSDRTPVTEKTVKRRAVSVSVQADRPAPSPLPELARTRRSVIVELDPPKKLGIDKFLAGAKALHDAGIDALTLADNSLATPRISNAAVATIIKEQLGIRPLVHITCRDRNLIGLQSHLMGLHTLGITDVLAITGDPSKIGDFPGATSVYDLSSFDLIRLIRQFNEGLSYSGKPLGQKTNFSIGAAFNPNVRHLDKAVERMEKKIQCGAHYFLTQPIYSEEKIVEVHEATKHLDTPIYIGIMPLVSARNADFLHHEVPGITLSDEIRARMAACGGDPVQAAKEGIAIAKSLIDAAFDLFNGIYLITPFLRYDMTVELVRYIHEKEAAAKERKVVHG; via the coding sequence GTGGGATTGCTGGATAAGTTGAAAGAGCGCATTCTCATCGCCGACGGGGCGATGGGAACGCTTTTATATTCGCACGGCATTGACCGTTGTTTTGAAGAATTGAATCTATCCAATCCAGATGAAATCGTCCATATTCATGAAGCGTATATCGCCGCGGGCGCCGACGTCATTCAGACGAATACATACGGCGCCAACTATGTGAAACTCGCCCGCTACGGCCTTGAAGATGAGGTGCCGGCCATCAACCGCGCGGCGGTGCGGCTCGCCAGGCAAGCGGCGAACGGGCGGGCGTACGTGCTCGGGACGATCGGGGGGCTGCGCACGTTAAACAAAAGCGTCGTCACGCTCGAAGAAGTGAAACGGACGTTTCGCGAGCAGCTGTTTGTCCTGCTGGCTGAAGGAGTCGACGGCGTGCTGCTCGAGACGTATTACGATTTGGAAGAGTTGGAGACGGTGCTTGCCATCGCCCGCAAAGAGACCGACTTGCCGATTATCGCTCACGTCTCGCTCCATGAAGTCGGCGTCTTGCAAGATGGCACGCCGCTCGCGGACGCCCTTGCCCGCCTAGAGGCGCTCGGGGCCGATGTCGTCGGACTGAACTGTCGTCTCGGTCCATATCATATGCTTCGGTCGCTCGAGGAAGTGCCGCTGCCGAAGCAGGCATTTTTGTCGGCGTATCCGAACGCGAGCCTCCCGGATTACCGCGATGGCCGGCTTGTCTATGAGACGAACGCTGAATATTTCGAGGAAACAGCCAAAGCGTTCCGCGACCAAGGGGTGCGCTTGATCGGCGGGTGCTGCGGCACGACGCCGAAGCATATCGCAGCGATGGCAAAAGCGCTCTCCGACCGAACGCCGGTGACGGAAAAAACGGTGAAACGGCGCGCGGTGTCTGTATCAGTGCAAGCGGATCGGCCCGCCCCATCTCCCCTTCCCGAGCTTGCCCGCACGCGCCGCTCGGTCATTGTGGAGCTGGATCCGCCGAAAAAATTGGGGATTGACAAGTTTCTTGCTGGGGCGAAAGCGCTCCATGACGCCGGCATCGATGCGCTGACGTTGGCCGACAACTCGCTCGCCACGCCGCGCATCAGCAACGCCGCTGTCGCCACGATCATCAAGGAGCAGCTCGGCATCCGCCCGCTTGTGCATATTACATGCCGCGATCGCAATTTGATCGGCTTGCAGTCGCATTTGATGGGCTTGCATACGCTCGGCATCACCGACGTGCTCGCCATTACCGGCGACCCGTCGAAAATCGGCGACTTCCCAGGAGCAACGTCGGTGTATGATTTATCATCGTTCGATTTGATCCGCTTGATCCGCCAGTTTAACGAAGGGCTGTCGTACTCGGGCAAACCGCTTGGGCAAAAAACGAACTTCTCGATCGGCGCTGCGTTCAACCCGAACGTCCGCCATTTGGATAAAGCAGTTGAGCGAATGGAGAAAAAAATTCAATGCGGCGCCCACTATTTCTTGACCCAGCCGATTTACTCGGAAGAGAAAATCGTTGAAGTGCACGAAGCGACCAAGCATCTTGACACGCCGATTTACATCGGCATTATGCCACTTGTGAGCGCGCGCAACGCCGACTTTTTGCATCATGAAGTGCCGGGCATTACGCTCTCTGACGAGATTCGCGCCCGCATGGCGGCGTGCGGCGGCGACCCGGTGCAAGCAGCCAAGGAAGGCATCGCTATCGCCAAATCGCTCATTGACGCTGCGTTTGATTTGTTTAACGGCATTTATTTGATCACGCCGTTCTTGCGCTACGACATGACGGTCGAGCTTGTCCGCTACATTCACGAAAAAGAAGCGGCCGCCAAAGAAAGGAAGGTTGTTCATGGCTAA
- a CDS encoding DUF7577 domain-containing protein, translating to MKSIKPGRGPSMQGLFGSIAAVLFGIFWMVMAFSITADSPFPAARFFPFFGLVVIAIGVFQAFYHYKNATGKQRMSLLDIVDSEEEPDPLNVRFGSHKQPNKHCPHCGGHVQHNFQFCPQCGKELLR from the coding sequence TTGAAAAGCATCAAACCCGGCCGCGGTCCGTCGATGCAAGGACTCTTCGGCAGCATCGCCGCTGTGTTGTTCGGCATCTTTTGGATGGTGATGGCATTCTCCATCACCGCGGACTCGCCGTTTCCCGCCGCCCGCTTTTTTCCGTTTTTCGGCCTTGTCGTCATCGCCATCGGCGTATTTCAAGCGTTTTACCATTACAAAAATGCGACGGGAAAACAACGCATGTCCTTATTGGACATTGTCGACAGCGAGGAAGAGCCCGACCCGCTGAACGTCCGATTTGGAAGCCATAAACAGCCAAACAAGCATTGCCCTCATTGCGGCGGGCATGTGCAGCACAATTTCCAATTTTGCCCCCAATGTGGAAAAGAGCTTCTCCGTTGA
- a CDS encoding ABC transporter ATP-binding protein: MNGEEIIRFERVTKEYDGTVVLDDVSFAMERGKFYTLLGPSGCGKTTILRLIAGFIEPTEGTIYFHGKPIQNVPPNKRQVNTVFQDYALFPHLDVFENVAFGLRVKKMKEADIRQKVSEALRFVNLEGYERRRIQEMSGGQRQRVAIARAIVNEPEVLLLDEPLSALDLKLRTEMQYELRELQRRLGITFIFVTHDQEEALAMSDYIFVLNKGKIQQFGTPKDIYDEPINRFVADFIGESNILSGRMIDDFLVEFAGKQFACVDRGFAPNEPVDVVIRPEDLELAAPEDGQIVIRVDSLLFRGVHYEICGYDENGNEWLVHSTKKAEVGETVGLRFEPEAIHVMRVEREDEGA, from the coding sequence GTGAACGGGGAAGAGATCATCCGCTTCGAGCGAGTGACGAAGGAATACGACGGAACGGTCGTATTGGATGACGTCAGTTTTGCGATGGAGCGCGGGAAGTTTTATACGCTGCTTGGCCCGTCAGGGTGCGGGAAGACGACGATTTTGCGGCTGATTGCCGGGTTTATCGAACCGACGGAAGGAACGATTTATTTCCACGGGAAGCCGATTCAAAACGTCCCGCCGAACAAACGGCAAGTCAACACTGTCTTTCAAGACTATGCGTTGTTTCCTCACCTCGATGTGTTTGAAAACGTGGCATTTGGCTTGCGCGTGAAAAAGATGAAAGAAGCGGACATCCGCCAAAAAGTGAGCGAAGCGCTCCGGTTTGTCAACTTGGAAGGCTATGAGCGCCGCCGCATTCAAGAGATGTCCGGCGGCCAACGCCAGCGCGTCGCCATTGCCCGGGCGATTGTCAATGAACCTGAGGTGTTGCTCTTGGATGAACCGCTGTCAGCCTTGGATTTGAAATTGCGCACGGAAATGCAGTATGAATTGCGTGAGCTCCAACGTCGATTGGGCATTACGTTTATTTTTGTCACGCATGACCAAGAAGAAGCGCTGGCGATGTCCGATTACATTTTTGTTCTGAATAAAGGGAAAATTCAGCAGTTCGGGACGCCGAAAGACATTTACGACGAGCCCATCAACCGATTCGTCGCCGATTTCATCGGGGAATCGAACATTTTGTCGGGGCGCATGATCGACGATTTCCTCGTCGAATTTGCCGGCAAACAGTTTGCGTGTGTTGACCGCGGCTTCGCGCCAAACGAACCGGTCGATGTCGTCATCCGCCCGGAAGATTTGGAGCTCGCGGCGCCGGAAGACGGGCAGATCGTCATCCGCGTCGATTCGCTCTTATTCCGCGGTGTCCATTATGAAATTTGCGGCTATGACGAAAACGGCAACGAATGGCTTGTCCATTCGACGAAAAAGGCGGAAGTCGGGGAAACGGTCGGCCTCCGTTTTGAACCGGAAGCGATTCACGTCATGCGAGTCGAAAGGGAGGATGAGGGCGCATGA
- a CDS encoding ABC transporter permease: MTERAWRNWYLIPYGIWLVLFVIAPIVFLLYESFLDIDGHWTVANYENVLTPIYLKMMAYSFWYAFLITLVSLLIGYPTAYWLTKTRHKQLWLLLLILPMWVNLLLKVYAFLGLLGTYGLANALLQTLGIGARQLLFTDFSFVFVSVYIFIPFMVLPIFNALEELPPSLVDAARDLGASAWTTFRRVVFPLTLSGVKAGCQAVFIPSLSLFMITRLVAGNRVITLGTAIEQHFLVTQNWGMGATIAVVLMIAMAVIVILTGSGRKEGSR, encoded by the coding sequence ATGACGGAACGGGCGTGGCGAAACTGGTATTTAATCCCTTATGGCATTTGGTTGGTGTTGTTTGTCATCGCTCCGATCGTCTTTTTATTATATGAATCGTTTTTGGATATAGACGGACATTGGACGGTGGCGAATTATGAAAACGTGTTGACGCCCATTTATTTAAAAATGATGGCGTATTCGTTTTGGTACGCGTTTTTGATTACTCTTGTGTCGCTGTTGATTGGCTATCCGACCGCCTATTGGCTGACAAAGACGAGGCACAAGCAGTTATGGCTGTTGTTGCTCATCTTGCCGATGTGGGTGAATTTGCTGCTGAAGGTGTATGCGTTTTTAGGGCTGCTCGGCACGTACGGGCTGGCCAACGCCCTGTTGCAGACGCTTGGCATTGGAGCGCGGCAGCTGTTGTTTACCGATTTCAGTTTTGTGTTTGTGTCGGTGTACATTTTTATTCCGTTTATGGTGCTGCCGATTTTCAACGCGCTGGAGGAGCTGCCGCCATCGCTTGTCGATGCCGCCCGCGATTTAGGCGCTTCAGCGTGGACGACGTTCCGCCGCGTCGTTTTCCCGCTCACGCTTAGTGGGGTGAAGGCCGGCTGCCAAGCGGTGTTCATCCCGTCGTTGTCGTTGTTTATGATTACGCGCCTTGTCGCTGGCAACCGCGTCATTACGCTCGGCACCGCCATTGAGCAGCATTTTCTTGTCACCCAAAACTGGGGAATGGGGGCGACGATCGCTGTTGTGTTAATGATCGCGATGGCGGTCATCGTCATCCTGACAGGAAGCGGAAGAAAAGAGGGAAGCCGATGA
- a CDS encoding ABC transporter permease, with the protein MKRMQAWGRVYLLVVFAVMYMPIVYLMYYSFNSGGAMHDFQSFTLKWYRDVLSDDRLLIIVLNTIVVALLSAAVATILGVIGALAVYYVKRQRTKNALLALNNVLIVSPDVIIGASFLLLFTIAGIKLGFTSVLLSHIAFSVPIVVLMVLPKLEEMSPTLIDAARDLGASHWQVLSGVVLPFLAPSIWAGFFMALTYSLDDFAVTFFVTGNGFSTLSVEIYSRARQGISLSINALSTLLFLFTMLLVIGYYVLSQKGGRLYGIGGRK; encoded by the coding sequence ATGAAACGGATGCAGGCATGGGGACGTGTGTACTTGTTAGTCGTGTTTGCCGTGATGTATATGCCGATTGTGTATTTGATGTATTATTCCTTCAACAGCGGCGGGGCGATGCACGATTTTCAATCGTTCACGCTCAAGTGGTACCGCGACGTGCTGTCCGACGACCGCTTGCTCATCATCGTTTTGAATACAATCGTCGTCGCGCTGCTGTCGGCGGCGGTTGCGACGATACTTGGGGTCATCGGGGCGCTCGCCGTTTACTATGTCAAGCGGCAACGGACGAAAAACGCTCTTCTCGCCCTCAACAACGTGCTGATCGTCAGCCCCGATGTCATCATCGGCGCTTCGTTTTTGCTGCTGTTTACAATCGCTGGCATCAAGCTCGGCTTTACGTCCGTGCTGTTGTCTCATATCGCGTTCAGCGTGCCGATTGTCGTGTTGATGGTGCTGCCGAAACTGGAAGAAATGAGCCCGACGCTGATTGATGCGGCTAGAGATTTAGGAGCCAGTCATTGGCAAGTGCTGTCCGGTGTGGTGCTGCCGTTTTTGGCTCCGAGCATATGGGCGGGCTTTTTCATGGCGCTCACGTATTCGCTCGATGACTTTGCCGTGACCTTTTTTGTCACGGGAAATGGGTTCTCGACGCTGTCCGTGGAAATTTATTCGCGGGCGCGCCAAGGCATTTCCTTGTCGATCAACGCATTGTCGACGCTTCTGTTTTTATTTACCATGCTGCTCGTCATCGGCTATTACGTGCTCAGCCAAAAAGGCGGCCGCTTGTACGGGATAGGGGGGCGAAAGTAG